In one window of Primulina tabacum isolate GXHZ01 chromosome 8, ASM2559414v2, whole genome shotgun sequence DNA:
- the LOC142553254 gene encoding uncharacterized protein LOC142553254, whose amino-acid sequence MALKSSGQWLEKALMELCNKVETGLQLDGEIISGLVSYCEMAAPFDAKEYLDNIVGEEAGKSITEEYLKRRGLSNIYNPSISPSTSNLHAYVKPRSDERAVFASKKLNKPQKETIASTSEDILLKKETFEPQTIHTKHQGNSKKKKTGKVVSLAEAAKGSIVYQKGKPCSCQARRHRLISNCLSCGKIVCEQEGEGPCHFCGALVLREGSTYADLDEVGVPMTDAEAAAEAFAKRLVEYDRDSAARTTVIDDQSDYYEIDGNSWLSLEEKELLRKKREEVEEAERAKRSKVIMTFDMLGRKVLLNGDDGSEELQNGIFLRPSNERDEIHIKPNPNLKIQPFFIDPGPRTIKDNTLNKEMGHGMCLEISGRVQHGTNELEIG is encoded by the exons ATGGCGTTGAAATCTTCGGGACAGTGGTTGGAGAAGGCATTAATGGAACTCTGCAACAAGGTGGAAACCGGCCTGCAATTAGACGGGGAAATCATATCAGGACTCGTTTCGTACTGTGAGATGGCGGCTCCATTCGATGCTAAAGAATACCTCGAT AACATTGTTGGCGAGGAAGCTGGAAAAAGCATAACTGAAGAGTACTTAAAACGGAGGGGTTTATCAAATATATACAATCCAAGCATATCTCCGTCAACTTCAAATTTACATGCATATGTCAAACCACGTTCTGATGAGCGTGCAGTTTTTGCATCTAAAAAACTGAACAAACCACAGAAAGAAACTATAGCTTCTACAAGTGAGGACATTCTATTAAAGAAAGAGACATTCGAACCCCAAACTATACATACTAAACATCAAGGCAATTCCAAAAAGAAAAAGACAGGAAAAGTTGTTTCTCTAGCAGAGGCTGCAAAAGGATCAATTGTATATCAGAAAGGGAAGCCATGTTCTTGTCAAGCTCGTCGGCACAGGTTGATAAGCAATTGTTTATCTTGTGGAAAGATAGTCTGTGAGCAAGAAGGTGAAGGGCCTTGTCACTTTTGTGGTGCTCTTGTGCTGAGGGAAGGAAGCACATATGCCGATCTGGATGAAGTTGGTGTACCTATGACAGACGCAGAGGCGGCTGCAGAAGCGTTTGCGAAGAGGCTTGTTGAATATGACCGTGACTCTGCAGCTCGGACAACAGTTATAGATGACCAAAGTGATTACTATGAGATTGACGGGAACAGCTGGCTCTCATTGGAG GAAAAAGAACTTCTGAGGAAAAAAAGGGAGGAGGTAGAAGAAGCTGAACGAGCTAAGCGTAGTAAAGTAATCATGACATTCGATATGCTGGGCCGCAAG GTGCTCTTAAACGGCGATGACGGTTCTGAAGAACTGCAAAATGGAATTTTTCTCCGACCATCCAACGAAAGAGATGAGATTCACATAAAACCGAATCCGAATCTTAAAATCCAGCCTTTTTTTATTGATCCAGGTCCTAGAACTATAAAGGATAATACTTTGAACAAAGAAATGGGCCACGGAATGTGTTTGGAGATAAGTGGTAGGGTACAACATGGCACCAATGAACTTGAAATCGGGTGA